Proteins encoded by one window of Streptomyces sp. NBC_01477:
- the hrpB gene encoding ATP-dependent helicase HrpB, with protein sequence MRAEGRALPVAAVVPALLDALAGHGCAVLAAPPGTGKTTLVPLLLPGADGGPPGRVVVAEPRRMAARAAARRMAWLLGEQVGATVGFTVRGERRVSAATTVEVVTTGVLLQRLQRDPELAGVGTVVLDECHERHLDADTAMAFLLDVRATLRPELRLVAASATTDTAAWAALLGAPVVEAAGVLHPVAVRWAPPPRQVRPPHGMRVDPALLDHVAAVVRGALAEGGEAGDVLCFLPGVGEIARVAGMLSGLGADVLQLHGRAPAAVQDAALAPGQRRRVLLATSVAESSLTVPGVRTVVDSGLAREPRMDHARGLGALTTVRVSRAAAEQRAGRAGREAPGTVYRCWAQGEHDRLARQPAPEIALADLTGFALQAACWGEPDATGLALLDPPPPGALAAARTTLRTLGAVDAAGRATPRGRGLGLLGLHPRLARALLDAAPALGAARAAEVTALLSEEVPAGYGPDLAAAWHTARRGGDAYGARWRTEARRLEAALRTAGGRFPGGGHAPGDDAAAGLVVALAFPERLARRRPDGGYLMVSGTGAEVGPGLGGAEWVAVAVADRGAGRAAARVRLAAVVDERTARDAAAWALERYEEVRWAQGDVVARRVERLGAVELAAAPLRSPDPAAVRAALLDGLTAEGTGLLRWSRDARELRQRMAFVHRVLGAPWPDVAEDALLARAGEWLGPELAAARRRADLERMEAGAALPRLLPWAGGAAAGFGELAPERIEVPTGSRIRVDYSGEQPVLAVKLQELFGLADTPRVAGVPVLVHLLSPAGRPAAVTADLASFWRDGYRAVRAELRGRYPRHPWPEDPSTAVPTRRTNSRRT encoded by the coding sequence ATCCGGGCCGAGGGGCGCGCCCTGCCGGTCGCCGCCGTCGTACCCGCGCTGCTCGACGCGCTCGCCGGCCACGGGTGCGCGGTGCTGGCCGCGCCGCCCGGCACCGGCAAGACCACGCTGGTGCCGCTGCTGCTGCCCGGCGCGGACGGGGGTCCCCCCGGGCGGGTCGTCGTCGCCGAGCCGCGCCGGATGGCGGCCAGGGCCGCCGCCCGCCGGATGGCCTGGCTGCTGGGCGAGCAGGTCGGCGCGACGGTCGGCTTCACCGTGCGCGGCGAGCGGCGGGTGTCAGCGGCCACCACCGTGGAGGTGGTGACCACCGGTGTGCTGCTGCAACGGCTCCAGCGCGACCCGGAGCTGGCCGGCGTCGGCACCGTCGTGCTCGACGAGTGCCACGAGCGGCACCTCGACGCGGACACCGCGATGGCCTTCCTGCTGGACGTACGCGCCACGCTGCGTCCTGAGCTGCGGCTGGTGGCCGCGTCCGCGACGACCGACACGGCGGCCTGGGCCGCGCTGCTCGGCGCGCCCGTGGTGGAGGCGGCAGGCGTGCTGCACCCGGTGGCGGTGCGGTGGGCGCCGCCACCGCGGCAGGTCCGGCCGCCGCACGGCATGCGGGTGGACCCGGCGCTGCTCGACCATGTCGCGGCGGTCGTCCGCGGGGCGCTGGCCGAGGGCGGCGAAGCGGGGGACGTGCTGTGCTTCCTGCCCGGCGTCGGGGAGATCGCCCGGGTGGCCGGCATGCTGTCCGGGCTCGGTGCCGACGTCCTCCAGCTGCACGGGCGGGCCCCGGCCGCGGTCCAGGACGCGGCTCTGGCGCCGGGGCAGCGCCGCCGGGTCCTGCTGGCCACGTCGGTCGCCGAGTCCAGCCTGACCGTGCCGGGGGTGAGGACGGTGGTCGACAGCGGCCTCGCCCGTGAGCCGCGGATGGACCACGCCCGGGGCCTGGGGGCGCTGACCACTGTCAGGGTGTCGCGGGCCGCGGCCGAGCAGCGGGCCGGGCGCGCCGGACGTGAGGCGCCCGGCACGGTGTACCGCTGCTGGGCGCAGGGCGAGCACGACCGGCTGGCCCGGCAGCCCGCGCCGGAGATCGCGCTGGCCGACCTCACCGGCTTCGCCCTCCAGGCCGCGTGCTGGGGCGAGCCCGACGCCACCGGGCTGGCGCTGCTCGACCCGCCGCCGCCCGGCGCGCTGGCCGCCGCGCGCACCACCTTGCGCACGCTGGGCGCGGTCGACGCGGCGGGCCGCGCCACCCCGCGCGGGCGCGGGCTGGGGTTGCTCGGCCTGCACCCGAGGCTGGCCCGCGCGCTGCTGGACGCCGCGCCCGCGCTGGGCGCCGCGCGGGCCGCCGAGGTGACCGCGCTGCTGTCCGAGGAGGTCCCGGCCGGCTACGGCCCCGACCTCGCCGCCGCCTGGCACACCGCCCGCCGGGGCGGCGACGCCTACGGCGCCCGCTGGCGCACCGAGGCCCGCCGGCTGGAGGCCGCGCTGCGTACCGCGGGCGGCAGGTTTCCCGGGGGCGGCCACGCGCCGGGCGACGACGCCGCCGCGGGGCTCGTCGTCGCGCTGGCCTTCCCCGAGCGGCTGGCGCGGCGGCGCCCGGACGGCGGGTATCTGATGGTGTCGGGCACCGGAGCCGAGGTCGGGCCGGGGCTCGGCGGGGCCGAGTGGGTGGCGGTGGCGGTGGCCGACCGCGGTGCGGGCCGGGCGGCGGCGCGCGTGCGGCTCGCCGCGGTGGTGGACGAGCGGACGGCCCGCGACGCCGCCGCCTGGGCGCTGGAGCGCTACGAGGAGGTCCGCTGGGCGCAGGGCGACGTGGTGGCCAGGCGGGTGGAGCGCCTGGGCGCGGTGGAGTTGGCCGCGGCGCCGCTGCGCTCGCCCGACCCGGCCGCGGTGCGGGCCGCGCTGCTCGACGGGCTCACCGCCGAGGGCACCGGGCTGCTGCGGTGGAGCAGGGACGCCCGGGAGCTGCGGCAGCGGATGGCGTTCGTCCACCGGGTGCTGGGCGCGCCCTGGCCTGATGTCGCGGAGGACGCGCTGCTGGCCCGCGCCGGCGAGTGGCTGGGCCCGGAGCTGGCCGCCGCCCGGCGCCGCGCGGACCTGGAGCGGATGGAGGCGGGCGCGGCCCTGCCCAGGCTGCTGCCGTGGGCGGGCGGCGCGGCGGCGGGGTTCGGCGAGCTGGCGCCCGAGCGCATCGAGGTGCCGACCGGCTCGCGGATCCGTGTCGACTACAGCGGCGAGCAGCCCGTACTGGCCGTCAAACTCCAGGAGTTGTTCGGCCTCGCGGACACCCCGCGGGTCGCCGGGGTGCCCGTGCTGGTCCATCTGCTGTCGCCCGCGGGGCGCCCGGCCGCGGTGACCGCGGACCTGGCGTCCTTCTGGCGGGACGGCTACCGGGCGGTGCGCGCCGAACTGCGCGGCCGCTACCCGCGGCACCCGTGGCCCGAGGACCCCTCGACCGCCGTACCGACCCGGCGCACCAACTCCCGGCGGACGTAG
- a CDS encoding class I SAM-dependent methyltransferase, whose translation MIQGPEPEATRRSAGVTESSRASRGWWDRNADDYQIEHGDFLGDDRFVWCPEGLDEAEAALLGPAAGLKGRAVLEIGAGAAQCSRWLAAQGALPVALDLSRRQLQHARRIDQEAEGSAPLPLVQADAAFLPFADGSFDLACSAYGALPFIADTARVQREVRRVLRPGGRWVFSVTHPVRWAFPDEPGPEGLTAGSSYFDRTPYVEQDDRGLAVYVEHHRTLGDRVREIAAAGLRLVDLVEPEWPAWNEQEWGGWSPLRGRLLPGTAVFVCVAE comes from the coding sequence ATGATCCAAGGACCCGAACCCGAAGCCACCCGGCGCAGCGCCGGCGTCACGGAGAGCAGCCGGGCCAGCCGTGGCTGGTGGGACCGCAACGCCGACGACTACCAGATCGAGCACGGCGACTTCCTCGGCGACGACCGGTTCGTCTGGTGCCCCGAAGGACTGGACGAGGCGGAGGCCGCGCTGCTCGGCCCCGCGGCCGGTCTCAAGGGCCGCGCGGTGCTGGAGATCGGCGCGGGCGCCGCCCAGTGCTCGCGCTGGCTGGCCGCGCAGGGCGCGCTGCCGGTGGCGCTCGACCTGTCGCGGCGGCAGTTGCAGCACGCGCGGCGGATCGACCAGGAGGCCGAGGGGTCCGCGCCGCTGCCGCTGGTGCAGGCCGACGCCGCCTTCCTGCCCTTCGCCGACGGCTCCTTCGACCTGGCCTGCTCGGCCTACGGCGCACTGCCCTTCATCGCCGACACCGCCCGGGTGCAGCGCGAGGTGCGCCGGGTGCTGCGGCCCGGCGGGCGCTGGGTCTTCTCGGTCACCCACCCGGTGCGCTGGGCCTTCCCCGACGAGCCGGGGCCCGAGGGGCTGACCGCCGGGTCGTCGTACTTCGACCGGACGCCCTACGTCGAGCAGGACGACCGCGGCCTGGCGGTCTACGTCGAGCACCACCGCACGCTCGGCGACCGGGTGCGCGAGATCGCCGCGGCCGGGCTGCGGCTGGTCGACCTGGTCGAACCGGAGTGGCCGGCCTGGAACGAGCAGGAGTGGGGCGGCTGGTCCCCGCTGCGCGGCCGGCTGCTGCCGGGCACCGCGGTCTTCGTGTGCGTGGCGGAATGA
- the rpsA gene encoding 30S ribosomal protein S1 — protein MTSSTEAPRTTPQVAVNDIGNEEAFLAAIDETIKYFNDGDIVDGVIVKVDRDEVLLDIGYKTEGVIPSRELSIKHDVDPNEVVAVGDEIEALVLQKEDKEGRLILSKKRAQYERAWGTIEKIKEEDGIVTGTVIEVVKGGLILDIGLRGFLPASLVEMRRVRDLQPYVGKELEAKIIELDKNRNNVVLSRRAWLEQTQSEVRQTFLTTLQKGQVRSGVVSSIVNFGAFVDLGGVDGLVHVSELSWKHIDHPSEVVEVGQEVTVEVLDVDMDRERVSLSLKATQEDPWQQFARTHQIGQVVPGKVTKLVPFGAFVRVDEGIEGLVHISELAERHVEIPEQVVQVNDEIFVKVIDIDLERRRISLSLKQANESFGSDPASVEFDPTLYGMAASYDDQGNYIYPEGFDPETNDWLEGYDKQREEWEGQYATAQTRFEQHQAQVIKSREADEQAAAEAGSAAPASGGAGTGGGSYSSESDDTSGALASDEALAALREKLAGGQS, from the coding sequence ATGACGAGCAGCACCGAGGCCCCTCGTACCACCCCGCAGGTGGCGGTCAACGACATCGGCAACGAGGAAGCCTTCCTCGCCGCGATCGACGAGACGATCAAGTACTTCAACGACGGCGACATCGTCGACGGCGTCATCGTGAAGGTCGACCGGGACGAGGTCCTGCTCGACATCGGTTACAAGACCGAAGGTGTCATTCCCTCCCGCGAGCTGTCCATCAAGCACGACGTCGACCCCAACGAGGTCGTCGCCGTGGGCGATGAGATCGAGGCCCTGGTTCTCCAGAAGGAGGACAAGGAAGGCCGCCTGATCCTCTCGAAGAAGCGTGCGCAGTACGAGCGCGCGTGGGGCACCATCGAGAAGATCAAGGAAGAGGACGGCATCGTCACCGGTACCGTCATCGAGGTCGTCAAGGGCGGTCTCATCCTGGACATCGGCCTGCGCGGCTTCCTGCCCGCCTCGCTGGTCGAGATGCGCCGGGTGCGCGACCTCCAGCCCTACGTGGGCAAGGAGCTCGAAGCCAAGATCATCGAGCTGGACAAGAACCGCAACAACGTGGTGCTGTCCCGCCGTGCCTGGCTGGAGCAGACCCAGAGCGAGGTCCGCCAGACCTTCCTCACCACCCTGCAGAAGGGCCAGGTGCGCTCCGGCGTCGTCTCCTCCATCGTCAACTTCGGTGCGTTCGTGGACCTCGGCGGTGTCGACGGTCTGGTGCACGTCTCGGAGCTGTCCTGGAAGCACATCGACCACCCCTCCGAGGTCGTCGAGGTCGGCCAGGAGGTCACGGTCGAGGTCCTGGACGTCGACATGGACCGCGAGCGCGTCTCCCTGTCGCTGAAGGCGACCCAGGAAGACCCGTGGCAGCAGTTCGCCCGGACGCACCAGATCGGGCAGGTCGTGCCCGGCAAGGTCACCAAGCTCGTCCCGTTCGGCGCGTTCGTCCGCGTCGACGAGGGCATCGAGGGCCTGGTCCACATCTCCGAGCTGGCCGAGCGCCACGTGGAGATCCCGGAGCAGGTCGTCCAGGTCAACGACGAGATCTTCGTCAAGGTCATCGACATCGACCTGGAGCGTCGCCGGATCTCGCTGTCCCTCAAGCAGGCCAACGAGTCCTTCGGCTCCGACCCGGCCTCGGTCGAGTTCGACCCGACGCTCTACGGCATGGCGGCGTCGTACGACGACCAGGGGAACTACATCTACCCCGAGGGCTTCGACCCCGAGACGAACGACTGGCTCGAGGGATACGACAAGCAGCGCGAGGAGTGGGAGGGCCAGTACGCCACGGCCCAGACCCGCTTCGAGCAGCACCAGGCGCAGGTCATCAAGTCCCGCGAGGCCGACGAGCAGGCGGCGGCCGAGGCCGGCAGCGCGGCTCCGGCGTCCGGCGGCGCGGGCACCGGCGGCGGTTCGTACTCCTCGGAGTCCGACGACACCTCCGGCGCCCTGGCTTCCGACGAGGCCCTGGCGGCCCTGCGCGAGAAGCTGGCCGGCGGCCAGAGCTGA
- a CDS encoding PAC2 family protein: MLDPQGLYEYVPGGAEAVDEAVGDAGPVLLYHFEGFMDAGETGEQISQQLLDRLDNQLIARFDADRLVDYRARRPLMTFERDHWTSYEAPEIDLYLVRDTTGTPFLLLTGSEPDVEWERFATAVLQVVERLGVRLAINFHGIPMGVPHTRPVGLTPHGNRVDLMPGHRAWFDEAQVPGSAAALVELRMAEAGRDVLGVAAHVPHYLARSPYPDAALAVLEAITAATGLVLPEIAHALRNEAHTVRVEIDRQVAEGDGELVSVVRGLESQYDAVAGSQSRESLIAEPVDLPTADDLAAEFERFLADREDDGGR, encoded by the coding sequence GTGCTGGATCCGCAAGGGCTGTATGAGTACGTGCCGGGCGGGGCCGAGGCCGTGGACGAAGCGGTCGGGGACGCGGGGCCCGTGCTGCTGTACCACTTCGAGGGGTTCATGGACGCCGGCGAGACCGGTGAGCAGATCAGCCAGCAGCTGCTGGACCGGCTCGACAACCAGCTCATCGCGCGTTTCGACGCCGACCGGCTGGTCGACTACCGGGCCCGCCGGCCGCTGATGACCTTCGAGCGCGACCACTGGACGTCCTACGAAGCGCCGGAGATCGACCTCTATCTGGTGCGCGACACCACCGGCACCCCGTTCCTGCTGCTCACCGGCTCGGAGCCGGATGTGGAGTGGGAGCGTTTCGCCACCGCGGTGCTCCAGGTCGTCGAGCGCCTCGGCGTCCGGCTCGCCATCAACTTCCACGGCATCCCGATGGGCGTGCCGCACACCCGCCCGGTCGGCCTGACCCCGCACGGCAACCGGGTCGACCTGATGCCCGGTCACCGCGCCTGGTTCGACGAGGCCCAGGTGCCCGGCAGCGCCGCCGCGCTGGTCGAACTGCGGATGGCCGAGGCGGGCCGCGATGTACTCGGGGTCGCCGCGCATGTGCCGCACTATCTGGCGCGCTCCCCGTATCCGGACGCGGCCCTCGCCGTGCTGGAGGCGATCACCGCCGCCACCGGCCTTGTGCTGCCCGAGATCGCCCACGCCCTGCGCAATGAGGCGCACACCGTACGGGTCGAGATCGACCGGCAGGTCGCCGAGGGCGACGGCGAACTGGTGTCCGTGGTGCGCGGCCTGGAGAGCCAGTACGACGCGGTCGCCGGGTCGCAGTCCCGCGAGAGCCTGATCGCCGAGCCCGTCGACCTGCCCACGGCCGACGACCTCGCGGCCGAGTTCGAGCGTTTCCTGGCCGACCGGGAGGACGACGGCGGTCGCTGA
- the coaE gene encoding dephospho-CoA kinase — MLTVGLTGGIGAGKSEVGRLLASYGAVLVDSDRIAREVVEPGTEGLAAVVAEFGTGVLAPDGSLDRPKLGAVVFADEDRRKALNAILHPLIAARSDELRRAAGPGDIVLQDVPLLTENGLAPLFDLVVVVDADPATQLDRLVRLRGMAEDEARSRMAAQASRAERLAVADLVIDNDGPLDALEPQVRAVWAELRERLRAARDGA; from the coding sequence ATGCTGACAGTGGGTCTGACCGGCGGCATCGGAGCCGGCAAGAGCGAGGTGGGGCGGCTGCTCGCGTCCTACGGGGCGGTCCTGGTCGACTCCGACCGGATCGCCCGCGAGGTGGTCGAGCCCGGTACCGAAGGGCTGGCCGCGGTGGTCGCCGAGTTCGGCACCGGTGTGCTGGCCCCGGACGGGTCGCTGGACCGGCCGAAGCTCGGCGCGGTCGTCTTCGCCGACGAGGACCGGCGCAAGGCGCTCAACGCGATCCTGCACCCGCTGATCGCGGCCCGCTCCGACGAACTGCGACGGGCCGCGGGCCCCGGGGACATCGTGCTCCAGGATGTGCCGCTGCTCACCGAGAACGGGCTGGCCCCGCTCTTCGACCTGGTCGTCGTGGTGGACGCCGACCCCGCCACCCAGCTCGACCGGCTGGTACGGCTGCGCGGCATGGCCGAGGACGAGGCCCGCTCCCGGATGGCCGCCCAGGCGAGCCGCGCCGAACGCCTCGCGGTCGCCGACCTGGTGATCGACAACGACGGCCCGCTCGACGCGCTGGAGCCGCAGGTCCGCGCGGTGTGGGCCGAGCTGCGCGAGCGGCTGCGGGCGGCGCGGGACGGGGCGTAG
- a CDS encoding tetratricopeptide repeat protein has product MPERTPETDVIDFRAAEHLLAARDPRGAVKLLDPVIAAHPENTAARLLRARAFFLAAQLRPAELEFQIVLEREPDNAFAHFALGRTLERASRADEAKRHFRLAAALDPRPDYLAAARFES; this is encoded by the coding sequence TTGCCCGAGCGCACCCCAGAGACCGATGTGATCGACTTCCGCGCCGCTGAGCACCTGCTCGCCGCGCGCGACCCGCGCGGCGCGGTCAAGCTGCTCGACCCGGTCATCGCCGCCCACCCGGAGAACACCGCGGCCCGGCTGCTGCGTGCCCGCGCCTTCTTCCTCGCCGCGCAACTGCGGCCCGCGGAGCTGGAGTTCCAGATCGTGCTGGAGCGCGAGCCGGACAACGCGTTCGCCCACTTCGCGCTCGGCCGCACCCTGGAGCGGGCCAGCCGGGCCGACGAGGCGAAACGGCACTTCCGGCTGGCCGCCGCCCTCGACCCGCGCCCCGACTATCTCGCGGCGGCCCGCTTCGAGTCCTAG
- a CDS encoding slipin family protein, whose amino-acid sequence MEVVVVVLVVAAVVGLISMLSGLRVVKQYERGVVYRFGRVNALPKEPGPRLLVPFMDRMTKVNMQVVTMPVPSQEGITRDNVSVRVDAVLYFRVVDPIRATVDVQNYQFAMLQVAQTSLRSIIGKSDLDDLLSGREKLHEGLELMLSTPATGWGVHIDRVEIKDVALPESMKRSMARQAEADRERRARIITADGELQASHKLSEAARTMDANPAALQLRMLQTVVEVAAEKNSTLVLPFPVELLRFFDRAAQGSGAAAPGAPEAPPAGQQPAAAPQVAAADEPAEVEQAGRTELPGSASPLQIPDPRTSEE is encoded by the coding sequence ATGGAAGTCGTCGTGGTAGTGCTGGTCGTCGCAGCGGTGGTCGGCCTGATATCGATGCTGAGCGGCCTGCGGGTCGTCAAGCAGTACGAGCGCGGCGTCGTCTACCGCTTCGGCCGGGTCAACGCGCTGCCCAAGGAGCCGGGGCCGCGCCTGCTGGTGCCCTTCATGGACCGGATGACCAAGGTCAACATGCAGGTCGTCACCATGCCGGTGCCCTCGCAGGAGGGCATCACCCGCGACAATGTGTCGGTCCGGGTGGACGCGGTGCTCTACTTCCGGGTCGTGGACCCGATCCGGGCGACCGTGGACGTGCAGAACTACCAGTTCGCGATGCTCCAAGTGGCGCAGACCTCGCTGCGCTCCATCATCGGCAAGAGCGACCTGGACGACCTGCTGTCCGGGCGGGAGAAGCTGCACGAGGGCCTGGAGCTGATGCTGTCCACGCCTGCCACCGGCTGGGGTGTGCACATCGACCGGGTCGAGATCAAGGACGTGGCGCTGCCCGAGTCCATGAAGCGCTCCATGGCGCGCCAGGCGGAGGCGGACCGCGAGCGGCGGGCCAGGATCATCACCGCCGACGGTGAGCTCCAGGCCTCGCACAAGCTCTCCGAGGCGGCCAGGACCATGGACGCCAACCCGGCGGCGCTCCAGCTGCGCATGCTCCAGACGGTGGTGGAGGTCGCCGCCGAGAAGAACTCGACGCTGGTGCTGCCCTTCCCCGTCGAGCTGCTGCGCTTCTTCGACCGCGCCGCGCAGGGCTCGGGCGCCGCGGCGCCGGGCGCGCCCGAGGCGCCCCCGGCCGGGCAGCAGCCGGCCGCCGCGCCGCAGGTGGCGGCGGCGGACGAGCCGGCCGAGGTCGAGCAGGCCGGCCGCACCGAGCTGCCGGGGTCGGCGTCCCCGCTGCAGATCCCCGACCCGAGGACGTCCGAGGAGTAG
- a CDS encoding methylated-DNA--[protein]-cysteine S-methyltransferase: protein MTSAAWTVYDAPIGPLLVAATEEGLVLVVFRAGEETAARAVAAVGRRLGCAPVEDAARLAPVTAQLDGYFAGTLKDFDLPLDWSLITGFQRRVLRELAEGVPYGTVVGYQDLADRVGEPDAARAVGGAMGANPLPVVVPCHRVVESGGGIGGFGGGLEIKRTLLALEGVLPAPLF, encoded by the coding sequence ATGACGAGCGCTGCCTGGACCGTGTACGACGCGCCCATCGGACCGCTGCTGGTGGCGGCCACCGAGGAGGGCCTGGTCCTCGTCGTCTTCAGGGCCGGCGAGGAGACCGCCGCGCGGGCGGTGGCGGCGGTGGGACGCCGGCTGGGCTGCGCGCCGGTGGAGGACGCCGCGCGGCTGGCGCCGGTGACCGCCCAGCTGGACGGTTACTTCGCGGGCACGCTGAAGGACTTCGACCTGCCGCTGGACTGGTCGCTGATCACCGGTTTCCAGCGGCGGGTGCTGCGGGAGCTGGCCGAGGGGGTGCCGTACGGCACGGTGGTCGGCTATCAGGACCTGGCCGACCGGGTCGGCGAGCCGGACGCGGCCCGCGCGGTGGGCGGTGCGATGGGCGCCAATCCGCTGCCCGTGGTGGTGCCGTGCCACCGGGTGGTCGAGAGCGGCGGCGGCATAGGCGGCTTCGGCGGCGGCCTGGAGATCAAGCGGACGCTGCTCGCGCTCGAAGGAGTGCTCCCGGCGCCACTGTTCTGA
- the uvrB gene encoding excinuclease ABC subunit UvrB, with translation MRPVSDIERTVAPFEVVSPFQPSGDQPAAIDDLERRIRAGEQDVVLLGATGTGKSATTAWMIERLQRPTLVMAPNKTLAAQLANEFRELLPNNAVEYFVSYYDYYQPEAYVPQTDTYIEKDSSINEEVERLRHSATNSLLTRRDVVVVASVSCIYGLGTPQEYIDRMVRLKVGDVIERDQLLRRFVDIQYTRNDMAFTRGTFRVRGDTVEIFPVYEQLAVRIEMFGDEIEALYTLHPLTGEVITEDEQIYVFPATHYVAGPERMERAIAGIEHELEGQLAQMEKQGKLLEAQRLRMRTTYDIEMMRQIGSCSGIENYSRHIDGREQGSAPDTLIDYFPEDFLLVIDESHVTVPQIGAMYEGDASRKRTLVDHGFRLPSALDNRPLKWEEFLTRVGQSVYLSATPGPYELSRGDGVVEQIIRPTGLIDPEVVVKPTEGQIDDLVHEIRLRTEKDERVLVTTLTKKMSEDLTDYLLELGIQVRYLHSDIDTLRRVELLQELRAGEYDVLVGINLLREGLDLPEVSLVAILDADKEGFLRSGTSLIQTIGRAARNVSGQVHMYADRITPGMERAIEETNRRREKQIAYNTERGVDPQPLRKKIAGILDSFAREDADTEELLGSGRQRSRGKAPVPGLSSKGGKRSAEALPAEELADLIGQLTDQMHAAAAELQFEVAARIRDELGDLKKELRQMRDAGMA, from the coding sequence ATGCGGCCCGTATCAGACATCGAACGCACGGTGGCGCCTTTCGAGGTCGTCAGTCCCTTCCAGCCCAGCGGCGACCAGCCGGCGGCCATCGACGACCTGGAGCGGCGGATCCGCGCGGGGGAGCAGGACGTGGTGCTGCTCGGTGCCACCGGCACGGGCAAGTCCGCCACGACGGCCTGGATGATCGAGCGGCTGCAGCGCCCCACCCTGGTGATGGCGCCGAACAAGACCCTCGCGGCGCAGCTGGCCAACGAATTCCGCGAGCTGCTGCCGAACAACGCGGTCGAATACTTCGTCTCGTACTACGACTACTACCAGCCCGAGGCGTACGTCCCGCAGACCGACACCTACATCGAGAAGGACTCCTCGATCAACGAGGAGGTGGAGCGGCTCCGGCACTCCGCCACCAATTCCCTGCTGACCAGGCGCGACGTCGTCGTGGTGGCCTCGGTGTCCTGCATCTACGGCCTGGGCACCCCGCAGGAGTACATCGACCGGATGGTGCGGCTCAAGGTCGGCGACGTGATCGAGCGCGACCAGCTGCTGCGCCGCTTCGTCGACATCCAGTACACGCGCAACGACATGGCGTTCACCCGCGGCACCTTCCGGGTGCGCGGCGACACCGTGGAGATCTTCCCGGTGTACGAGCAGCTGGCCGTGCGGATCGAGATGTTCGGCGACGAGATCGAGGCGCTGTACACCCTGCACCCGCTGACCGGCGAGGTCATCACCGAGGACGAGCAGATCTACGTCTTCCCCGCCACCCACTACGTGGCGGGTCCCGAGCGCATGGAGCGGGCCATCGCCGGGATCGAGCACGAGCTGGAGGGGCAGCTCGCGCAGATGGAGAAGCAGGGCAAGCTGCTGGAGGCCCAGCGGCTGCGGATGCGCACCACCTACGACATCGAGATGATGCGGCAGATCGGCAGCTGCTCCGGCATCGAGAACTACTCGCGGCACATCGACGGCCGCGAGCAGGGCAGCGCCCCCGACACCCTGATCGACTACTTCCCCGAGGACTTCCTGCTGGTCATCGACGAGTCGCATGTCACCGTGCCGCAGATCGGCGCGATGTACGAGGGCGACGCGTCGCGCAAGCGCACCCTGGTGGACCACGGCTTCCGGCTGCCGTCCGCGCTGGACAACCGGCCGCTGAAGTGGGAGGAATTCCTGACCAGGGTCGGCCAGAGCGTCTACCTGTCGGCGACCCCGGGTCCGTACGAGCTGTCGCGCGGCGACGGTGTGGTGGAGCAGATCATCCGCCCGACCGGCCTGATCGACCCGGAGGTGGTGGTCAAGCCCACCGAGGGCCAGATCGACGACCTGGTGCACGAGATCAGGCTGCGCACCGAGAAGGACGAGCGGGTCCTGGTCACCACGCTGACCAAGAAGATGTCCGAGGACCTCACCGACTACCTGCTGGAGCTGGGCATCCAGGTGCGCTATCTGCACAGCGACATCGACACCCTGCGCCGGGTGGAGCTGCTGCAGGAGCTGCGGGCCGGCGAGTACGACGTGCTGGTCGGCATCAACCTGCTGCGTGAGGGCCTCGACCTGCCTGAGGTGTCGCTGGTGGCGATCCTGGACGCGGACAAGGAGGGCTTCCTGCGCTCGGGCACCTCGCTGATCCAGACCATCGGCCGCGCGGCCCGTAACGTGTCGGGCCAGGTCCATATGTACGCCGACCGGATCACCCCCGGTATGGAGCGGGCCATCGAGGAGACCAACCGCCGCCGCGAGAAGCAGATCGCGTACAACACCGAGCGCGGGGTCGATCCGCAGCCGCTGCGCAAGAAGATCGCCGGCATCCTCGACTCCTTCGCCCGGGAGGACGCCGACACCGAGGAGCTGCTCGGCTCCGGACGCCAGCGCTCGCGCGGCAAGGCACCGGTGCCCGGCCTGTCGTCGAAGGGCGGCAAGCGCTCCGCGGAGGCGCTGCCCGCCGAGGAGCTGGCCGACCTCATCGGGCAGCTGACCGACCAGATGCACGCGGCGGCGGCGGAGTTGCAGTTCGAGGTGGCCGCCAGGATCCGGGACGAACTGGGAGACCTGAAAAAGGAGTTGCGCCAGATGCGGGACGCGGGAATGGCGTGA